From the Psychrobacillus sp. FSL K6-4046 genome, one window contains:
- a CDS encoding sigma 54-interacting transcriptional regulator: MDSIFSKLLPFYKFATERVAVGIHAIDLMGKTIIYNEKMKEIEGLNSMDIEDRSILELFQFEQHESTLLKVLHSEKPVLRAKQTYWSRNGQEITTINDTYPVFEDGTLIGAIEFSRDITALEKLLFQPLKRYNESITLSTITAESQLMKNVKERSIKAANVRMPILLIGEAGTGKDLIAEGIHHELSPPNEQFITLYCYSADDQIISKFEKEIKSLRNCTIFCERIDLLSIDLQKKLMDVLKENGSNQNLFIASIGEDPIEMISNNQLAKELYYYFTSITINIPPLRDRPEDIMPFVHDYFQRHLSRYASTLEEIDPQVIKVFKSYDWPGNLKELELLLDEITSMVTTESTLSFNMLPLHFKLKIQGLNETMKNAEDFVVSAEKDLLPLDEYLRQAETYYLQKALEKYNNNITKAAEALGMSRQNLQYRLRKIKNA; this comes from the coding sequence TTGGATAGTATTTTCAGTAAGCTGCTTCCATTTTATAAGTTTGCTACAGAGCGGGTTGCTGTAGGCATTCATGCTATAGATTTAATGGGGAAAACCATTATATATAATGAAAAAATGAAAGAAATAGAAGGCTTAAACTCGATGGACATTGAAGATCGTTCCATTTTAGAACTATTCCAGTTCGAACAGCACGAAAGCACACTGCTAAAAGTTCTTCATAGTGAAAAGCCCGTCCTAAGAGCGAAACAAACTTACTGGAGCAGGAACGGCCAAGAAATCACCACAATAAATGACACATATCCTGTCTTTGAAGATGGTACATTAATAGGAGCAATCGAGTTCTCAAGAGATATTACAGCTCTAGAAAAACTATTGTTTCAGCCCTTAAAAAGATATAATGAGTCCATTACTCTTTCTACAATAACTGCCGAGTCCCAACTTATGAAGAATGTAAAAGAGCGTTCTATTAAAGCTGCTAATGTCCGCATGCCTATCCTATTAATTGGGGAAGCAGGAACAGGTAAGGATTTAATTGCGGAAGGAATTCATCATGAGCTTTCTCCGCCAAACGAGCAATTTATAACACTTTATTGCTATAGTGCGGACGATCAAATTATTAGTAAATTTGAAAAGGAAATTAAAAGCCTCCGTAACTGCACTATATTTTGTGAAAGAATAGACTTATTATCCATCGATTTACAAAAAAAGTTGATGGACGTATTAAAAGAAAATGGATCTAACCAAAACTTATTTATAGCTAGTATTGGAGAAGATCCGATTGAAATGATTTCTAATAACCAGCTGGCAAAAGAGCTTTACTATTACTTTACTTCCATCACTATCAATATTCCACCGCTACGTGATCGACCAGAGGATATAATGCCATTCGTACATGATTACTTCCAACGTCATTTAAGTCGCTATGCCTCGACATTAGAGGAGATTGATCCTCAAGTCATAAAAGTCTTTAAAAGTTACGACTGGCCCGGCAATCTAAAAGAATTAGAGCTCCTACTAGATGAAATAACTTCTATGGTAACTACAGAAAGCACCCTGAGCTTTAATATGTTACCTTTGCATTTCAAGTTAAAAATACAAGGATTAAATGAAACAATGAAAAATGCCGAAGACTTCGTTGTTTCAGCAGAAAAAGATTTACTTCCACTAGACGAATACCTTAGACAGGCTGAAACCTATTATTTACAAAAGGCATTAGAAAAATATAATAATAATATTACCAAAGCAGCTGAAGCGCTTGGAATGAGCAGACAAAATTTGCAATACAGATTACGAAAGATTAAAAATGCTTAA
- the pruA gene encoding L-glutamate gamma-semialdehyde dehydrogenase, which translates to MLPYKHEPFTDFSKEENKKAIKEGYKIVDAYLGQDFPLIVGGERITTESKIVSYNPAKKEQVIGKVSKASQEIAEKALKIADETFNTWKKVKPEVRADVLFKAAAIIRRRKFEFSALLSREAGKTWVEADVEVAEGIDFLEYYGRQMLRLKDGQPVESRPGEYNRYDYIPLGVSVVISPWNFPFAIMAGTTVAAMVAGNTVLLKPASTTPVVAYKFVEVLEEAGMPAGVVNFIPGSGAEIGDFLVEHPRTRLISFTGSRDVGLGIVEKSAKLAEKQIWIKRTILEMGGKDTIVVDKEADLELAAQSIVRSAFGFSGQKCSAGSRAVIVEDVYDQVLARVKELTEELSVGVPDEDEHYVGPVIDGSAFKKIMGYMPVGNEEGRLITGGEGDDSKGFFIKPTVFADLSPTARIMQEEIFGPILGVCKAKDFNEAIEIANNTEYGLTGAVITNNRMNLEKAREDFHVGNLYFNRGCTGAIVGYQPFGGFNMSGTDSKAGGPDYIQLHMQAKTTSEML; encoded by the coding sequence ATGTTACCATACAAACACGAACCTTTTACTGATTTTTCTAAAGAAGAAAATAAAAAAGCTATTAAAGAAGGATATAAAATTGTTGATGCTTATTTAGGTCAAGACTTTCCATTAATCGTTGGTGGAGAAAGAATTACTACTGAAAGTAAAATCGTATCTTATAATCCAGCTAAAAAAGAACAAGTAATTGGTAAAGTATCAAAAGCTTCTCAAGAAATTGCAGAAAAAGCACTTAAAATCGCTGATGAAACATTTAATACATGGAAAAAAGTGAAACCGGAAGTACGTGCAGATGTATTATTCAAGGCAGCTGCTATCATTCGTCGCCGTAAATTTGAATTCTCTGCTTTATTATCAAGAGAAGCAGGGAAAACTTGGGTTGAAGCAGACGTAGAGGTTGCGGAAGGAATTGACTTTTTAGAATATTACGGTCGTCAAATGTTACGCCTTAAAGACGGTCAGCCGGTAGAAAGCCGTCCAGGCGAATATAACCGTTACGATTATATTCCATTAGGAGTATCTGTTGTTATCTCTCCATGGAACTTCCCATTTGCTATCATGGCAGGAACTACTGTAGCAGCTATGGTTGCTGGTAACACTGTGTTACTAAAACCTGCATCTACAACTCCTGTTGTTGCATATAAATTTGTAGAAGTACTAGAAGAAGCGGGAATGCCAGCTGGCGTTGTTAACTTCATTCCTGGCTCTGGTGCGGAAATTGGTGACTTCTTAGTTGAACATCCACGCACTCGCTTAATCAGCTTCACAGGCTCTCGTGACGTTGGTTTAGGAATCGTAGAAAAATCAGCTAAATTAGCTGAAAAACAAATTTGGATTAAACGTACTATTCTTGAGATGGGCGGTAAAGATACAATTGTCGTAGACAAAGAAGCAGATTTAGAATTAGCTGCTCAATCTATCGTAAGATCTGCGTTTGGATTTAGTGGACAAAAATGTTCAGCTGGTTCACGTGCTGTCATCGTAGAAGATGTGTATGATCAAGTGCTTGCTCGCGTTAAAGAATTGACTGAGGAATTATCGGTTGGTGTTCCAGACGAAGACGAGCATTATGTAGGTCCAGTAATTGATGGCTCGGCTTTCAAGAAAATCATGGGTTATATGCCAGTTGGCAATGAAGAAGGTCGTTTAATCACTGGTGGAGAAGGCGATGATTCTAAAGGATTCTTCATTAAACCAACAGTGTTTGCTGATCTATCTCCAACAGCTCGTATTATGCAAGAAGAAATCTTCGGACCAATTCTTGGTGTTTGTAAAGCAAAAGATTTCAACGAAGCAATTGAAATTGCTAACAATACGGAATACGGCTTAACTGGTGCTGTTATTACAAATAACCGCATGAACTTAGAAAAAGCACGTGAAGATTTCCATGTAGGTAACTTATACTTTAACCGTGGATGTACTGGTGCGATTGTTGGATACCAACCATTTGGTGGATTTAATATGTCGGGTACAGATTCAAAAGCTGGCGGACCAGATTATATTCAACTTCATATGCAAGCTAAAACAACATCTGAAATGCTTTAA
- a CDS encoding ornithine--oxo-acid transaminase, with product MSVSSKLIEQTDKFGANNYNPLPIVISEAEGVWVKDPEGTKYMDMLSAYSAVNQGHRHPKIIQALKDQADRVTLTSRAFHNDQLGPWYEKVSQLTNKEMVLPMNTGAEAVETAFKAARRWAYDVKGVAEDQAEIIACNGNFHGRTMGAVSLSSDPEYKRGFGPMLPGINLIPYGDLEALKQAITPNTAAFLIEPIQGEAGIIIPPEGFMKAALELCRENNVLFIADEIQAGLCRTGKMFACEWEDMEPDMYILGKALGGGVFPISCIVANRDVLEVFNPGSHGSTFGGNPMACAVSLAALDVLIDEKLADRSLELGNYFMDALKEIKHPSIKEIRGRGLFIGMELTEAARPYCEELKELGLLCKETHDTVIRFAPPLVISKEELDWAIEKIKKVFTI from the coding sequence ATGTCAGTATCAAGTAAATTGATTGAACAAACAGATAAGTTTGGTGCAAATAACTATAATCCACTTCCAATCGTCATTTCTGAGGCTGAAGGTGTTTGGGTAAAAGATCCAGAGGGTACAAAGTATATGGATATGCTTTCTGCATATTCAGCTGTAAACCAAGGACACCGTCATCCAAAAATCATTCAAGCGTTAAAAGACCAAGCAGATCGTGTTACTTTAACTTCTCGCGCATTCCATAACGACCAGTTGGGTCCATGGTATGAAAAAGTAAGTCAGTTAACGAACAAAGAAATGGTTCTACCGATGAATACTGGAGCTGAAGCTGTGGAAACAGCATTTAAAGCAGCTCGTAGATGGGCTTATGATGTTAAAGGTGTTGCTGAAGATCAAGCTGAGATTATTGCTTGTAACGGTAACTTCCATGGAAGAACGATGGGTGCTGTTTCTTTATCTTCAGACCCAGAATACAAAAGAGGATTTGGCCCAATGCTTCCGGGTATTAACTTAATTCCTTACGGTGATTTGGAAGCGCTTAAGCAGGCAATTACTCCAAACACAGCTGCATTCCTAATTGAACCGATTCAAGGGGAAGCTGGAATCATTATTCCCCCAGAAGGATTTATGAAAGCTGCACTTGAATTATGTCGTGAAAATAACGTGTTATTTATTGCTGATGAAATTCAAGCCGGCTTATGTCGTACTGGTAAAATGTTTGCTTGCGAATGGGAAGACATGGAACCAGATATGTATATTTTAGGTAAGGCATTAGGAGGGGGAGTATTCCCAATCTCTTGTATCGTAGCTAACCGTGATGTTCTAGAAGTGTTTAATCCAGGTTCACATGGATCTACTTTTGGTGGGAATCCTATGGCTTGCGCAGTTTCACTTGCAGCACTTGATGTTTTAATAGATGAAAAGCTAGCTGATCGTTCATTAGAGCTAGGAAATTATTTTATGGATGCTCTAAAAGAGATTAAACATCCTTCTATTAAAGAGATTCGTGGTCGTGGTTTATTCATAGGAATGGAATTGACAGAAGCAGCAAGACCGTACTGTGAAGAACTAAAAGAGCTTGGTTTACTATGCAAAGAAACGCATGATACGGTAATCCGTTTTGCTCCACCTTTAGTAATTTCAAAAGAAGAACTTGACTGGGCAATTGAGAAAATTAAAAAAGTATTTACTATTTAA
- a CDS encoding Glu/Leu/Phe/Val dehydrogenase, which translates to MAENLNLFTSTQAVIKEALQKLGYDEAMYDLLKEPLRMLEVRIPVRMDDNTVKVFTGYRSQHNDAVGPTKGGVRFHPGVTPEEMKALSMWMTLKAGIVDLPYGGGKGGVACDPREMSMGEIERLSRGYVRAISQIVGPTKDIPAPDVFTNAQIMAWMMDEYSRMDQFNSPGFITGKPLVLGGSQGRDRATAQGVTIIINEAAKKRGIDMMGARVVIQGFGNAGSFLAKFLSDQGAKVIGISDAYGALHDPNGLDIDYLLDRRDSFGTVTTLFENTISNEELLELDCDILVPAAIENQITSDNAHNIKANIVVEAANGPTTSEATRILYERGILLVPDVLASAGGVTVSYFEWVQNNQGYYWTEDEVNDKLVKKMVDAFENIYEVASTRNIDMRLAAYMVGVRRTAEASRFRGWV; encoded by the coding sequence ATGGCTGAAAATCTAAACCTGTTCACATCAACGCAGGCTGTCATTAAAGAGGCTTTGCAAAAATTAGGCTACGACGAGGCAATGTATGATTTGTTAAAAGAACCACTTCGTATGTTAGAGGTAAGAATTCCAGTAAGAATGGATGATAATACTGTTAAAGTATTTACTGGTTACCGTTCACAGCATAACGATGCGGTTGGACCAACAAAGGGTGGAGTCCGTTTTCACCCAGGCGTAACACCTGAAGAAATGAAAGCACTTTCTATGTGGATGACTTTAAAAGCTGGAATCGTTGATCTTCCATACGGTGGAGGTAAAGGTGGAGTAGCTTGTGATCCACGTGAAATGTCAATGGGAGAAATTGAACGTCTAAGCCGCGGCTATGTACGTGCAATTAGCCAAATTGTTGGACCAACAAAAGATATACCTGCTCCAGACGTTTTTACAAATGCGCAAATTATGGCATGGATGATGGATGAATATAGTCGCATGGACCAATTTAACTCTCCAGGATTTATTACTGGTAAACCTTTAGTTCTTGGTGGCTCTCAAGGTCGTGACCGTGCAACAGCACAAGGTGTTACAATTATTATTAATGAAGCAGCTAAGAAACGCGGCATTGATATGATGGGTGCTAGAGTGGTTATTCAAGGTTTCGGAAACGCAGGAAGCTTCCTTGCTAAGTTCTTGAGCGATCAAGGTGCAAAAGTAATTGGTATTTCTGATGCTTACGGTGCTTTACATGACCCTAATGGCTTAGATATAGATTATTTATTAGATCGTCGTGATAGCTTTGGAACAGTAACAACTTTATTTGAAAACACTATTTCTAATGAAGAGTTATTAGAATTAGATTGTGATATTTTAGTGCCAGCTGCTATTGAAAACCAAATTACTTCTGATAACGCGCATAATATTAAAGCGAATATAGTTGTAGAAGCAGCAAATGGTCCAACAACATCTGAAGCTACTAGAATTTTGTATGAACGTGGAATTCTACTAGTTCCTGACGTATTAGCTAGTGCCGGTGGAGTTACTGTATCTTACTTTGAGTGGGTACAAAATAACCAAGGTTACTACTGGACAGAGGACGAAGTTAACGACAAGTTAGTGAAAAAAATGGTGGATGCATTTGAAAATATCTACGAAGTAGCTTCTACTCGTAATATAGATATGCGTTTAGCAGCATATATGGTTGGTGTACGTAGAACTGCAGAAGCATCACGCTTCCGTGGTTGGGTATAA
- a CDS encoding iron-containing alcohol dehydrogenase has translation MNAFSFYNPVKLVFGKGQLSKLPTELSVFGKKVLVVYGGGSIKRNGLYDEVMSHLNEAGMEVFELAGVEPNPRLSTAKRGADLCKAEGIEVVLAVGGGSVIDCTKLIVAAAKYDGDPWDLVTRKAIPKEALPFGTVLTLAATGSEMNSGSVITNEDTLEKYGWGSPLVFPKFSILDPVNTFTVPLDQTVYGVVDMMSHMFEQYYNNATNTPVQDEMIEGTLRTVIDVAPKLVNDLENYELRETILFAGTLGLNGFLQMGYNGDWASHNIEHAVSAVYDIPHAGGLAIIFPRWMRHNLHVNPERFAKLAVKVFQVDPSGKTTEEIGLEGIEKLSAFWASLGAPKNLSDYNIDDSNIDLMVEKAMVRGEYGNFNKLNADDTKAILTACL, from the coding sequence ATGAATGCATTTTCTTTTTATAATCCGGTTAAATTAGTTTTTGGAAAAGGACAATTATCGAAACTTCCAACGGAGCTTTCTGTGTTTGGAAAAAAAGTTCTTGTAGTGTACGGTGGCGGAAGTATTAAAAGAAATGGCTTATACGATGAGGTAATGAGCCATTTAAACGAGGCAGGCATGGAAGTCTTCGAATTAGCTGGAGTTGAGCCTAATCCAAGACTGTCTACTGCAAAACGAGGAGCCGACCTTTGTAAGGCTGAAGGAATTGAAGTGGTACTAGCAGTAGGGGGCGGTTCTGTAATAGACTGTACTAAACTTATTGTAGCTGCGGCTAAGTATGATGGGGATCCATGGGATCTAGTTACTCGTAAAGCAATTCCAAAGGAAGCACTTCCTTTTGGTACAGTTTTAACTTTAGCTGCAACTGGCTCTGAAATGAATTCCGGTTCTGTTATTACAAATGAAGACACGTTAGAAAAATACGGTTGGGGAAGTCCATTAGTTTTCCCTAAGTTTTCAATATTAGACCCTGTTAACACGTTTACAGTTCCATTAGATCAAACGGTTTACGGAGTTGTAGATATGATGTCGCATATGTTCGAGCAATATTATAACAATGCAACTAATACCCCTGTTCAAGATGAAATGATAGAGGGGACTCTACGTACTGTTATCGATGTGGCTCCTAAGCTTGTGAACGACTTAGAAAACTACGAGCTAAGAGAAACTATACTGTTTGCAGGAACACTAGGTTTAAACGGATTCTTGCAAATGGGATATAACGGTGACTGGGCGAGCCATAACATAGAGCACGCTGTATCAGCTGTTTATGATATTCCTCATGCGGGGGGATTGGCAATCATTTTCCCAAGATGGATGCGTCATAACCTACATGTAAATCCTGAGCGCTTTGCTAAGCTAGCTGTTAAAGTATTTCAAGTAGATCCTTCAGGAAAAACAACGGAAGAAATAGGGCTAGAAGGAATTGAAAAATTATCAGCTTTCTGGGCTTCATTAGGTGCACCGAAAAATCTGTCAGATTATAATATAGATGATTCTAATATTGATTTAATGGTAGAAAAAGCAATGGTACGTGGCGAGTATGGTAATTTTAATAAGTTAAATGCCGATGATACAAAAGCAATTTTAACAGCTTGCCTCTAA
- a CDS encoding cation diffusion facilitator family transporter, with amino-acid sequence MGQFFTLLKGGNKPSLIAAIVNTIIAALKGGAFFLTGNVAMFAEMMHSIGDAANQFFVFIGSALSKKAPTPKFPNGFGRLVNLVCLGAVILVGILSYETIKEGWHHIQHPVASGGLAITLTVLGIAIILEFAVLYKAGKEILHEVGVKGTFLAPLTTSFGHLSRAKPATKLVFMEDLVATAGGILAFVAVLISHFTGFLQAEGIASILIGLMMFYVVGKVFLDNARGALGETDEQMLLHIAHVISDVKEVKDIQELEVIKEGEYLHVTLVAEIDASLSFATVDDIHDVLKDLILSQQGVSDVTISFDEDDGVRTWKHHKDTKTVLKTKNN; translated from the coding sequence ATGGGACAATTTTTCACTTTACTAAAGGGTGGTAATAAGCCATCTTTAATCGCAGCTATTGTTAATACAATTATCGCAGCTTTAAAAGGTGGAGCATTTTTCTTAACAGGCAATGTTGCAATGTTTGCAGAAATGATGCACTCTATCGGAGATGCTGCCAATCAATTTTTTGTATTTATAGGATCTGCTCTTTCTAAAAAAGCGCCAACTCCAAAATTTCCGAATGGTTTTGGTCGATTGGTAAACCTTGTTTGTTTAGGTGCAGTTATATTAGTAGGAATCCTATCATATGAAACAATCAAAGAAGGCTGGCATCATATTCAGCACCCCGTCGCATCAGGTGGGCTAGCAATTACTTTAACCGTCCTCGGTATTGCAATAATTTTAGAGTTCGCTGTCTTATATAAGGCCGGAAAAGAAATATTACATGAAGTTGGTGTTAAAGGAACATTCCTTGCCCCTCTCACTACAAGCTTTGGTCATCTAAGTAGAGCAAAACCTGCAACAAAACTCGTTTTTATGGAGGATTTAGTAGCAACTGCAGGTGGGATACTAGCCTTTGTAGCTGTGCTTATCTCTCATTTCACAGGCTTTTTACAAGCAGAAGGAATCGCATCTATTCTTATTGGTCTAATGATGTTCTATGTTGTAGGAAAAGTATTCCTTGATAATGCACGAGGAGCTTTGGGAGAAACCGATGAACAGATGTTGCTGCACATCGCCCATGTTATTTCAGACGTAAAAGAAGTCAAAGATATTCAAGAGTTAGAAGTTATCAAAGAAGGAGAATATCTTCATGTGACATTAGTTGCTGAGATAGATGCTTCGCTTTCATTTGCAACAGTAGATGATATACACGATGTATTAAAGGACCTTATCTTAAGTCAACAAGGTGTTTCGGACGTTACTATCTCCTTTGATGAAGATGATGGAGTTAGAACATGGAAGCATCATAAGGATACTAAAACTGTTTTAAAAACTAAAAATAACTAA
- a CDS encoding MgtC/SapB family protein: MDWIPYLNGYGEILIKLGLAATLSLVIGIERELKKKPIGLKTSIVIATFSCLLTYISIESAYKAHHGHDGVNITMDPLRLAAQIVSGIGFLGAGVILRKGNDSISGLTTAAMIWGAGGIGIAVGAGFYLEAALTVVIVLFGIEVIPPLLSKVGPKRLRSRELSLKVIVLKQESISKMYYYLKDCGFYIDSIRIKDIKLENDEIKHEIHIRLSILTKKNTVEFYHSIAELEFVESLELESI; encoded by the coding sequence GTGGATTGGATTCCCTATCTAAACGGATATGGTGAAATATTAATAAAATTAGGTTTGGCGGCAACCCTAAGTTTAGTTATAGGGATTGAAAGAGAATTAAAAAAGAAACCAATTGGCCTTAAAACAAGCATCGTCATTGCAACCTTTAGTTGTTTACTAACATACATATCAATAGAGTCAGCTTACAAAGCACATCATGGTCATGATGGAGTAAATATAACTATGGATCCTTTACGATTGGCCGCACAAATAGTAAGCGGTATCGGCTTTCTCGGAGCAGGTGTCATTTTACGCAAGGGCAACGACAGTATAAGTGGACTTACTACGGCAGCAATGATTTGGGGAGCAGGCGGAATAGGCATAGCCGTAGGCGCAGGTTTTTATCTGGAAGCTGCCCTTACAGTCGTTATCGTACTATTCGGTATAGAAGTAATTCCTCCTCTTCTATCTAAAGTCGGTCCTAAGCGTCTACGATCCAGAGAATTATCCTTAAAGGTTATTGTTTTAAAACAAGAAAGCATTTCTAAAATGTACTATTACTTAAAAGACTGTGGTTTTTATATCGATAGTATCCGGATAAAAGATATTAAATTAGAGAATGATGAGATAAAACATGAAATTCATATCCGACTATCTATCCTAACTAAGAAAAATACGGTAGAATTTTATCATTCTATTGCAGAATTGGAATTTGTGGAAAGTTTGGAATTAGAATCAATTTAA
- a CDS encoding 1,4-dihydroxy-2-naphthoate polyprenyltransferase produces MSQELQADKGWRIWWKLTRPHTLTASFAPVFLGTMIALYYVNIDWPLFLAMLIACLFIQAATNMFNEYYDFERGLDSEESIGIGGAIVRNGVKPKTVLQLALVLYVLAALLGIYICSQSSWLLLIVGAVCMLIGYLYTGGPYPIAYTPFGELFSGVVMGMFIVLIATYIQVGSIPNFALFLSIPSTLLVAAIMLSNNIRDIVEDTKGGRKTMAILIGRDNAINVLALFFIVSYVWIILLVILQILTPWALLVLLSAKKPIDAIKLFKSKENHLEVGLAMKNTALTNTIFVFLLGIGLLIGFLL; encoded by the coding sequence ATGTCACAAGAACTACAAGCTGATAAAGGCTGGCGTATATGGTGGAAGTTAACAAGACCACACACGTTAACCGCTTCGTTTGCGCCTGTCTTTTTAGGTACAATGATTGCCCTTTATTACGTAAATATTGATTGGCCTTTATTCTTAGCAATGCTCATTGCGTGCTTGTTTATACAAGCTGCTACGAATATGTTTAATGAGTACTACGACTTTGAAAGAGGTCTAGATAGTGAAGAATCTATCGGCATTGGTGGCGCGATAGTCCGCAATGGTGTTAAACCAAAGACAGTGCTTCAATTAGCCTTAGTACTATACGTCCTAGCCGCACTGTTAGGTATTTATATTTGTTCCCAATCATCTTGGCTTTTATTGATCGTTGGAGCCGTTTGTATGCTCATTGGATACTTATATACTGGTGGACCTTACCCAATAGCTTATACACCGTTTGGAGAACTATTCAGTGGTGTGGTTATGGGAATGTTTATTGTTTTAATTGCTACATACATTCAGGTAGGTTCTATACCAAACTTTGCCTTGTTCCTATCTATCCCTAGCACTTTGCTTGTCGCTGCTATTATGCTTTCTAATAATATTCGAGATATTGTAGAGGATACAAAAGGCGGTAGAAAAACAATGGCTATCTTAATAGGTAGAGACAATGCTATTAATGTGTTAGCCCTATTTTTTATCGTTTCTTATGTATGGATCATCTTATTAGTAATACTTCAGATTCTTACACCTTGGGCTTTGCTAGTCTTACTAAGTGCAAAGAAACCAATAGATGCTATAAAACTATTTAAATCTAAAGAGAATCACCTCGAAGTCGGATTAGCAATGAAAAACACCGCACTTACGAATACCATTTTCGTATTTCTTTTAGGTATTGGCTTGTTAATAGGATTTTTACTATGA
- a CDS encoding isochorismate synthase: protein MPNTTGQNKSTLRFYTETIEVSRMSAHAFFEAGEDYYKGKRFFWQNKEKTFTLVGLGHAYILSNDLEKNRYSDIAQKWDDLCACSLIEKADVSPILFGGFSFDPSNNISSEWNSFPSSFFAVATFQLVIQDDQAFVSIHHITEEEDSSAAFERLRIERDTLIHTAQVKELKVHKKPQLLQREDRLKEEYLSAVETVTERIRNKEVNKVVIGRSLKLTFDDIFSPSTAIYNASMEQPESYLFGLEKEDKTFFGATPERLVKLENGKVESAGLAGSVRRGKDQVEDKKLGDALLSDNKNLMEHEYVVQMIRKVFEQYCEQVKIPARPKLMKIRDIQHLFTPIEGKIKGSSSLFEFVEAMHPTPALGGEPRQEAIEIIRESEQMNRGYYAAPIGWVNAEGDGEFAVGIRSALIENQYAYLYAGGGLVSESTSFEEFEETRVKFRPMLRTLGGNMND from the coding sequence ATGCCGAACACCACCGGGCAAAATAAATCAACATTACGTTTTTATACCGAAACAATAGAAGTATCTAGAATGTCTGCTCATGCTTTTTTTGAAGCTGGGGAGGATTACTATAAAGGGAAACGATTCTTTTGGCAGAACAAAGAGAAAACGTTCACATTGGTTGGACTTGGACACGCCTATATACTGTCTAATGATTTAGAGAAAAATAGATACAGCGATATAGCTCAAAAATGGGACGACCTTTGTGCTTGTTCATTAATAGAGAAAGCAGATGTGTCTCCAATTCTATTTGGTGGATTCTCTTTCGATCCTTCAAACAATATATCATCGGAATGGAATAGCTTCCCGTCTAGTTTTTTTGCCGTGGCTACATTTCAATTAGTTATACAGGACGATCAGGCTTTTGTAAGTATTCATCATATTACAGAGGAAGAGGACAGCTCTGCTGCTTTTGAGCGCTTACGTATAGAAAGAGATACTTTAATCCATACAGCTCAAGTGAAAGAACTGAAGGTCCATAAAAAGCCACAGCTTCTTCAACGAGAAGATAGATTAAAGGAAGAATACTTATCAGCGGTTGAAACTGTAACGGAAAGAATTCGTAATAAGGAAGTAAACAAGGTAGTTATTGGGCGCTCCCTAAAGTTAACCTTTGATGATATCTTTTCACCATCTACAGCAATTTACAATGCATCGATGGAGCAACCTGAAAGTTATTTATTTGGTCTTGAGAAAGAAGACAAGACTTTCTTTGGGGCGACTCCAGAGAGATTAGTAAAATTGGAAAATGGCAAGGTTGAATCTGCTGGTTTGGCTGGATCCGTTCGAAGAGGAAAAGACCAAGTGGAAGATAAGAAGCTTGGAGATGCGCTATTATCGGATAATAAAAACTTAATGGAACATGAATATGTTGTTCAGATGATTAGAAAAGTATTTGAGCAGTATTGTGAGCAGGTTAAGATTCCAGCTAGACCAAAGCTTATGAAAATAAGAGATATTCAGCATTTATTTACACCTATAGAGGGGAAAATTAAAGGAAGCTCTTCTCTTTTCGAGTTTGTGGAAGCTATGCATCCGACACCAGCACTTGGTGGTGAACCTCGACAAGAGGCCATTGAGATTATTAGAGAATCTGAACAAATGAACCGTGGTTATTATGCCGCTCCAATCGGCTGGGTGAATGCCGAGGGAGATGGAGAGTTTGCGGTAGGTATTCGTTCTGCTCTCATAGAAAACCAATACGCGTACTTATATGCTGGGGGCGGTTTAGTTTCAGAATCTACCTCTTTTGAAGAGTTTGAAGAAACGAGAGTCAAATTCCGACCAATGCTTCGAACTTTGGGAGGAAATATGAATGACTAA